Within Thermodesulfovibrionales bacterium, the genomic segment ATTTCGCCATTGGAAGAAACCTAATTTTTCTCCCTGCCAAAGGATCAAGCCCCTTGGCGATAGTTGCAAATGATATCCCGATACCCGCTTCCACATAACGGGAACTAAGCTCCACATTGCTTGATTCCATGATAACCCTAAATTCGATGCCTTCCGTTGCAAATCTTTGATCCATGAGCCTTCTGGTACTACTGTCCAAGCTCTTAGGAGGCAGTATCAAAGGATATTGTGCGATGTCTGATAACGTTATCTGCTTTGCTCTCAGGAGAGGATGTTTATGCGGAACCATCAGCACTGATTCAA encodes:
- a CDS encoding LysR family transcriptional regulator substrate-binding protein, with amino-acid sequence MKAYPYVELTILDRPQRQAIELLKAGEIDIAIALESHVPKGLKIRRWMEIESVLMVPHKHPLLRAKQITLSDIAQYPLILPPKSLDSSTRRLMDQRFATEGIEFRVIMESSNVELSSRYVEAGIGISFATIAKGLDPLAGRKIRFLPMAKYFNPDHIALVCGKGKALALHVENFISQVLAS